In Etheostoma cragini isolate CJK2018 unplaced genomic scaffold, CSU_Ecrag_1.0 ScbMSFa_2769, whole genome shotgun sequence, the sequence aaatctaaatgtaataGAGTTAATCATTAGTTTTACATGCAAGGAATTTAGCATTGGTTCCACATTGGTTATTTTGGGGCAATATggttgtaaataaaatatttgcgatataaaacactttgagaaCGGGACCCGAGGAAACACAAGGTAGGACGCAGAAGTGAGGGGTTGTGAAATTGTAGAAATGTGGTAACATGGGGCCTAATTTTGGATAAAATCGTAGAAATTTGTGAACATAGAGCCTAATTTTGGATAAAATCGTAGAAATTTGTGAACATAGAGCCTAATTTTGGATAAAATCGTAGAAATATGGAAACGTAGGGCCTAAATTGGATAAAATCATAGAAATGGTGGAACATAAGGCCTAATTTTGGAAAAGAATTGTAGAAATATGGGAACACAGGGCCTAATTTTGGGAAAATAATCGTAGAAATGTGGAAACATAGGGCTTAATTTGGGAAGAAAATcgtagaaatgtgggaacacaGCTtcgaataaaaaaaaaaaggttgaaatgtTGGAACACAAGCACGCTCCCGCATTTCAGACGCCTTCATGGAACTGTTATTGTTTTCAAGATCTAAATCAGCTGCAGATCTGATAGCCACGGtattaaaaataacatctaGTTTGCATTTCCAACCACAACCACGTCGTCATAACTTCCCCTCAGATACAAGTGAGACGGTAATTTAGTCATATGTCACTTAACGGGGTCGGCCGGCTGCAGACATGTCGCTctatctcttcctcctcttcctcctcctcctcgctggAAGCTTCTGTGTCAGCTTGAACGGTGAGAAAATCTAATTTGTCATCTTTATGTATTATCACCATAAATCTATATTTTTGGGCGCGATGCACTTTAAATCTCAATGATCTACACCGATGTTTCTCTAATGGGGGGCAACCTGTACGTGAGGtagttttacaaaatgtatatcAGTTACAAAGCTGTTGTAACCAGACCAGTGGTCCTTATGGAGCCCTTCATTTTAGACCAAAATTTTGAATGATTTGGGGCCTTTTTGGACCTTCTCTTCCATCACCTTTTTTAcaagtttgtcattttttctcagCTTTTTTTCTAGGTTTTGTTTCTCCCATTTGTCGACctattccttccttccttcttttccaCCGTTTTTGTCTTCATTGTTGTTAGCATTTAAACGTTTTTTAGTTACGGTTAGCTCACCTTCTGGAGCGTGCACCCCATGTGCAAAGGCTCGGTCCTCACCACAGCGGTcgcaggttcaactctgaccttttgctgcatgtcaatgcctctctctctctctctctatctctctcctttcaattctaagctgtcctgtcaaataaaggcctaaaatgccaaatgaaataataatcttacaaaagaaacaagttTTTCAGTTACAAGCTTGTTTTTTAGTAAATCTCCGGGGGTACTTGGCTTAAAACAAATGTTCATAAAGAGAACATTATTGTAAAAACACTTTGAGAAACACTGGTCAACACTATGatgaaatcatttaatttaatcatttggatttatttatcCAATAAGAGGACATGAATCTTAGGTTTTCAgacttattttaatgtttgttatATTTGACCTTTTCAAAGGGAAAGGCTGCAGGCCCAATGTTAACTTCCTGTCAGTTGatgtcatttatatatatatatatatataaatatagcatGGCTCAAACCGCACACTTCCACACCAAGAATATGTCACCCATTGCTTTATTTTCCCTTCATAGACATACCTACAGTTAAAGTGCAGCAGAACACAGTGGCTACTCTCCCCTGTCCTCATAAGAAGGGGGATGTAACATGGAGCCGCTACAGACACGGCAACCCTCTGATTCTGGTTACTATCAAAAATGGCGAGGAGAAAAGATCTGACAAACGCTACGGTTCTCTGGCAGACAACTCCCTGGTGATATCACATGTTATGCCATTGGATACgacaatgtatttttgtaataaaacacgAGTATTTCTGGAAGTGATAACTCCTCCCAACCGGGGGGCCACAAGCACTGGAAATGTACCAGTCGCACCTTGTCTTACAGAGAACCAACAACCCTCAGGCTTTTGGAAAATGTCTGTCGGTGTAATGGTTGGTGTAGTTGTCGGTGCTGTGTTGGTGCTTTTGGTGATCTTTACTCTGAGATTCTTCTTAAAAAAGAGAACGGAGAGAAGCACTCGCAACGACAACTCGGACACACCTGTAACCGACGAGCCCATTTATGAGGAGATGAACAGGGGGCAGCCAAGATGGAGggactcttattttgaaagtccaTCCTACTGGACGATCATCAGTGAACCGCCGAGCACCTCCACGCCCCCCAGTAATAATCTGTACAGCGCTGTTACCAAGCCAACAGGCTGCCCCTCCGCTCAGTAAATTCATCTACAAG encodes:
- the LOC117940569 gene encoding uncharacterized protein LOC117940569 isoform X2, translating into MSLYLFLLFLLLLAGSFCVSLNDIPTVKVQQNTVATLPCPHKKGDVTWSRYRHGNPLILVTIKNGEEKRSDKRYGSLADNSLNGEKHSQRQLGHTCNRRAHL
- the LOC117940569 gene encoding uncharacterized protein LOC117940569 isoform X1; this encodes MSLYLFLLFLLLLAGSFCVSLNDIPTVKVQQNTVATLPCPHKKGDVTWSRYRHGNPLILVTIKNGEEKRSDKRYGSLADNSLVISHVMPLDTTMYFCNKTRVFLEVITPPNRGATSTGNVPVAPCLTENQQPSGFWKMSVGVMVGVVVGAVLVLLVIFTLRFFLKKRTERSTRNDNSDTPVTDEPIYEEMNRGQPRWRDSYFESPSYWTIISEPPSTSTPPSNNLYSAVTKPTGCPSAQ